In one window of Bifidobacterium sp. WK041_4_12 DNA:
- a CDS encoding transglycosylase domain-containing protein: protein MPKKKSITVRRFFTLLLAYALFCVTGGVVASGFLLPAVFGANTAVKALIPSLQTQGINFDVTDLPQKSTIYASDGKTVIAQYYTQNRIVVPLNQVSDYMQKAVVAREDRRFFEHAGIDVQGVMRAFVQTYIKKGDTQGGSSLTQQYVKNVLMSQAEEDNDPIAVYHASEETVARKLREMLVSVQMEKKYTKAEILQGYLNIAQFGNGIYGVETAAQRFFNKSAKDLTIVEAATIAAITKNPAQYDPTENLKESQTQRNIVLDLMHQQGYITQKQCDDAKAIPVENTLHVQNVNAGCQAAGDAAFFCDYATKQILNSKEFGKTEAAREKLLEQGGLKIYTTMDVNANSAAMNTARATIPVDDPTGFEVAMAAIRPGTGEVLGFGINRIYDASQSSGGGTRTALNYAVDQVDGGGWGFQVGSTWKPINLAAWMRANKSINLPLRTYTSYPLSSFPGYGYKGTGTWPVQNSGGGTTSPETPLQGLVKSHNTTQASMAQIIGINSIADTAKLMGYHNSPSDQTDIYSSNSYNPPMVIGSVQASPLTMANVYATIAANGVECTPIALKKVLNKDGKSLQVPSANCHQAISSGIAQTVAYALNQGVVQPGGEAATTQLDNGRKTFAKTGTNESTYMLTGGFVPQVASFVAVGNAESIQSFNNKTINGVYHNTWYGMYIATPAWKSFMNSYLSAAQIPIDNNYGTPDAAYTGTTDAATTSSATSTGN, encoded by the coding sequence ATGCCGAAGAAGAAGTCAATAACCGTACGTCGATTTTTTACGCTATTACTGGCTTACGCCTTGTTTTGCGTAACTGGGGGAGTGGTAGCCTCTGGATTCTTGCTACCAGCAGTGTTTGGTGCAAACACAGCCGTTAAGGCGCTGATTCCTAGCTTACAGACGCAGGGCATCAATTTCGATGTCACCGATCTGCCTCAGAAGTCGACCATTTACGCTTCCGATGGCAAGACCGTGATCGCGCAGTACTATACGCAGAACAGAATCGTGGTGCCGCTGAATCAGGTATCCGATTACATGCAAAAGGCCGTGGTTGCCCGTGAGGATCGCCGCTTCTTCGAACATGCCGGCATCGATGTGCAGGGCGTGATGCGTGCATTCGTGCAGACCTACATCAAGAAGGGTGACACGCAGGGCGGATCGTCGTTGACGCAGCAGTATGTCAAGAACGTGCTGATGAGTCAGGCAGAGGAAGACAACGATCCCATTGCCGTTTACCACGCTTCCGAGGAGACCGTTGCCCGAAAGCTTCGAGAGATGCTGGTCTCGGTGCAGATGGAAAAGAAATATACGAAGGCTGAGATTCTGCAAGGCTATCTGAACATTGCACAGTTCGGCAACGGCATCTATGGTGTCGAAACCGCAGCACAGCGATTCTTCAACAAATCGGCCAAGGATCTCACCATCGTGGAGGCGGCGACCATTGCGGCCATCACCAAGAATCCTGCGCAATATGATCCGACCGAAAATCTGAAGGAATCGCAGACCCAGCGCAACATCGTGCTCGATCTGATGCATCAGCAGGGCTATATCACTCAGAAGCAATGCGACGATGCCAAGGCAATCCCGGTCGAGAATACGCTTCATGTGCAGAATGTGAATGCAGGATGCCAGGCTGCCGGGGATGCTGCCTTCTTCTGCGATTACGCGACCAAGCAGATTTTGAACTCCAAGGAGTTCGGCAAGACCGAGGCAGCTCGCGAAAAGCTGCTGGAACAGGGTGGCCTGAAGATCTACACCACGATGGACGTGAATGCAAACAGCGCTGCAATGAATACCGCGCGCGCGACCATTCCTGTTGACGACCCGACAGGTTTCGAAGTTGCCATGGCGGCAATACGTCCTGGAACCGGTGAAGTGCTTGGATTCGGCATCAACCGTATCTATGACGCTTCGCAAAGTTCAGGCGGCGGAACCAGAACCGCCTTGAACTATGCCGTCGATCAGGTCGATGGCGGTGGCTGGGGATTCCAGGTTGGTTCGACATGGAAGCCCATTAACCTTGCGGCCTGGATGCGGGCAAACAAGTCCATCAATCTGCCGCTCAGAACCTATACAAGCTACCCGTTGAGCTCATTCCCCGGGTACGGATACAAGGGTACGGGCACATGGCCGGTGCAGAATTCAGGCGGTGGCACCACATCCCCTGAAACGCCGCTCCAAGGTCTGGTGAAGTCTCACAACACGACACAGGCTTCCATGGCACAGATCATCGGCATCAATTCGATTGCCGACACGGCAAAGCTCATGGGGTATCACAATTCTCCATCAGATCAGACCGATATTTACTCATCCAACTCGTATAACCCTCCTATGGTGATTGGAAGCGTTCAGGCATCGCCGTTGACGATGGCCAACGTGTATGCCACGATTGCCGCCAACGGGGTAGAGTGCACGCCCATCGCGTTGAAGAAGGTCCTCAACAAGGATGGGAAAAGCCTTCAGGTGCCGAGTGCCAACTGCCATCAGGCAATCTCTTCGGGCATTGCTCAAACCGTTGCCTACGCGCTGAATCAAGGTGTCGTGCAGCCGGGTGGTGAGGCAGCGACAACGCAGCTTGACAATGGCCGTAAGACCTTCGCAAAGACTGGAACCAACGAGTCCACGTATATGCTGACCGGTGGATTCGTTCCTCAGGTTGCATCGTTTGTTGCAGTCGGCAATGCGGAAAGCATCCAGTCCTTCAACAACAAGACCATCAATGGGGTCTATCACAACACTTGGTACGGCATGTATATCGCGACGCCTGCGTGGAAGTCATTCATGAACTCCTATCTGAGCGCGGCACAGATTCCCATTGATAACAATTACGGAACCCCAGATGCCGCGTACACAGGTACGACCGATGCGGCAACGACAAGTTCAGCCACCTCGACGGGCAACTGA